One Tamandua tetradactyla isolate mTamTet1 chromosome 20, mTamTet1.pri, whole genome shotgun sequence DNA segment encodes these proteins:
- the LOC143664546 gene encoding uncharacterized protein LOC143664546 yields the protein MQPLELVKLKDVVTKFTQAEWVMLDSSQRRLFRDVMLENISHLLSVGYQVCKSDVASKLVQGAELCEEGIGFFQNQNSETEFSYSKEWYYIKSYECHLIEKSFVQNSGHTHYNGTHVGEEPCEYHLCGKTFTKYSELRQHGRTHAGEKPYECHLCGKAFTHSSSLKQHDRTHTGEKPYECHLCGKAFTHYSSLKEHENTHTGEKPYKCHLCGKAFTHSSGLKQHGRTHTGEKPYEWHLCGKAFTFGSHLREHGRIHTGEKPYECHLCGKVFTHCSSLRKHKRIHTGEKLYECHLCQKVFTHCSYFRKHERTHTGEKPYECHLCGKACTLGSDLRVHDRIHTGEKPYKFHLCDKAFTHSSSLKQHERTHTGEKPYECHLCGKAFSQYFNLRQHENSHTGEKPYECNLCQNVFACYSNLRKHKRSHTVMNP from the exons ATGCAGCCACTGGAGTTAGTGAAATTGAAAGATGTAGTTACAAAATTCACTCAGGCAGAGTGGGTCAtgctggattcatcccagagaaggctgttcagagatgtgatgctggagaatatcagtcatctACTCTCAGTGGGATATCAAGTCTGTAAATCAGATGTAGCTTCAAAGTTGGTTCAAGGGGCAGAACTGTGTgaagaaggaattggattttttcaaaaccaaaattcagaaacagaattctcatactcaaaagaatggtaTTATAT TAagtcatatgaatgtcatctaattGAGAAATCCTTTGTTCAGAATTCTGGCCATACACATTATAATGGAACTCATGTTGGAGAGGAACCCTGTGAATATCATCTATGTGGAAAAACCTTTACTAAATATTCTGAATTGAGACAACATGGGAGAACTCACGCTGGAGAAAAACcgtatgaatgccatctatgtgggaaagccttcactcattcttctagccttaaacaacatgacagaactcacactggagagaaaccatatgaatgccatctatgtgggaaagccttcacccaTTATTCTAGCCTTAAAGAACATGAGAACACTCATACcggagaaaaaccctataaatgtcatctatgtgggaaagccttcactcattcTTCTGGCCTTAAACAACATGgtagaactcacactggagagaaaccatatgaatggcatctgtgtgggaaagcctttacttTTGGGTCTCATCTTAGAGAACATgggagaattcacactggagagaaaccatatgagtgCCATCTGTGTGGTAAAGTCTTCACCCATTGTTCTTCCCTTAGAAAACacaagagaattcacactggagagaaactctatgaatgtcatttatgtcagaAAGTCTTCACCCATTGTTCTTActttagaaaacatgagagaactcacactggagaaaaaccatatgaatgccatctatgtgggaaagcctgtACTCTTGGGTCTGATCTTAGAGTACATGacagaattcacactggagagaaaccatataaatTTCATCTATGTGATAAAGCCTTCACTCATTCTTCTAGCCTGAAACAACATgaaagaactcacactggagagaaaccatatgaatgccatctgtgtgggaaagccttcagccaatATTTtaaccttagacaacatgagaacagtcatactggagagaaaccctatgaatgtaatttATGTCAGAATGTCTTTGCCTGTTATTCTAACcttagaaaacataagagaagtcACACTGTAATGAATCCTtag